Proteins encoded in a region of the Mucilaginibacter sabulilitoris genome:
- a CDS encoding cell surface protein: protein MKHLNLNRSMLIPLIVLLGFALMQSCKKEVVEVEKLRVDTLVKRDTLIRRDTIIKNDTTIVIVRRDSIIIRRDTIYIGMPYIKAPIRSATAGSNLYITSFFEYMPAPGQFINTGFGTIDEAKLILKNKDNLLTLGACGGYVVYGFDHTVLNVSNKEDIIVYGNAFNMFAEPGVIWVMADENGNGKPDDTWYELKGSQYGKEGYIRNYAVTYTKPASDADDIAWSDNQGNTGFVKKNIFNTQPYWPQWITANQYTLTGTQLPSSNVDDSNPEYITSRAFDYGYADNTLDGDKVDISNAIDKDGKRVKLKGIDFIKIQTGILYDMGWLGEQSTEVFGIADLSMVN from the coding sequence GCAAAAAAGAAGTTGTCGAAGTTGAAAAGCTCCGGGTAGATACCCTTGTTAAACGGGATACCCTTATCCGGCGCGATACCATTATAAAAAATGATACCACCATTGTTATTGTAAGGCGCGACAGTATCATTATCCGCCGTGATACTATATACATCGGAATGCCCTATATCAAAGCGCCAATACGGTCTGCAACAGCCGGCAGTAACCTTTATATTACCTCGTTTTTTGAATATATGCCTGCTCCGGGGCAGTTTATTAACACCGGCTTTGGAACCATTGACGAGGCCAAGCTCATTTTAAAAAACAAGGACAACCTGTTAACGCTGGGCGCATGCGGCGGTTACGTGGTATATGGGTTTGACCATACGGTTTTAAACGTATCCAACAAGGAAGATATAATTGTGTATGGTAATGCCTTTAACATGTTTGCGGAGCCGGGAGTAATCTGGGTAATGGCCGATGAAAACGGTAATGGCAAGCCCGATGATACCTGGTATGAATTAAAAGGCAGTCAGTATGGTAAAGAGGGTTACATACGTAATTACGCCGTAACCTACACCAAACCAGCTTCAGATGCTGATGATATCGCCTGGAGTGATAACCAGGGAAATACCGGATTTGTAAAAAAGAATATTTTTAATACGCAACCATACTGGCCGCAATGGATCACCGCAAATCAATATACCCTTACCGGCACTCAACTACCATCGTCTAATGTTGACGACAGCAACCCGGAGTACATCACCAGCCGTGCTTTTGACTATGGTTATGCCGATAATACCCTTGATGGTGATAAGGTTGACATCTCCAACGCTATTGATAAAGATGGCAAAAGGGTAAAACTCAAAGGCATTGATTTTATCAAGATACAAACCGGGATACTATATGATATGGGCTGGCTCGGCGAGCAATCCACCGAAGTATTTGGCATAGCCGATCTGAGTATGGTAAACTAA